From one Plasmodium malariae genome assembly, chromosome: 12 genomic stretch:
- the PmUG01_12056600 gene encoding 60S ribosomal protein L29, putative produces MAKSKNHTNHNQNRKAHKNGIKKPKKHKFMSRKGLDPKFFKNQRYCLKGILKKKKELKLKQKQEKKN; encoded by the exons ATGGCAAAGTCAAAAAATCATACAAATCATAATCAA aataggAAAGCTCacaaaaatggaataaagaAGCCTAAGAAGCACAAATTTATGTCACGTAAAGGG TTGGACCCCAAGTTCTTTAAAAACCAGAGATATTGTTTAAAAggaattttaaagaaaaaaaaagaattaaaattaaagcaaaaacaggaaaagaaaaattag
- the PmUG01_12056700 gene encoding conserved Plasmodium protein, unknown function encodes MSSIKINKDESKRVHVWIKSAIGTPNRRQYKHKNIMYPYFRMYKSAYRARDSRTRQAFWPCVDKYPWHTHQKRWIRSEDLNIKFFSEYTNKPPNKKNLFETCHTLPFNGINCLFWNPIYLNSHKFFLKNGTKKAQNDEENKAHNGAQNEVQNEAQNERQILQQDMDRDDRALNEQKENKKVIRINNFYYIVDNKAKNDVYFYLKHIKYTMRPFRGKIIGDLYLNENKIKSNISANGIINGEWKYCFPHIKMLDKLANITLSKNLVDADLDGNIIESLVIVDKHTYRPPLPKCFNEL; translated from the coding sequence ATGTCgtcaataaaaataaataaagatgaAAGTAAAAGAGTGCACGTGTGGATTAAAAGTGCTATTGGCACACCGAATAGAAGACAATATaagcataaaaatataatgtatccATATTTTCGCATGTACAAGTCAGCATATAGGGCTCGAGATTCGAGAACGAGGCAAGCATTTTGGCCTTGTGTCGACAAATACCCTTGGCATACCCACCAAAAAAGGTGGATTAGGAGTGAAgacttaaatataaaattcttttccGAATATACAAACAAACCCCCgaacaaaaaaaacttatttgAAACATGTCACACACTGCCATTTAATGGAATTAACTGTCTTTTTTGGAATCCAATTTACCTGAATagtcataaattttttttaaaaaatggaacaaaaaagGCTCAAAATGATGAAGAAAACAAGGCGCATAATGGGGCGCAAAATGAAGTACAAAATGAAGCACAAAATGAGAGGCAAATTTTACAGCAAGATATGGATAGAGATGATAGAGCACTAAATGagcaaaaggaaaataaaaaagttataagaataaataactTTTACTATATTGTAGACAACAAAGCTAAGAAcgatgtttatttttatcttaaacACATCAAATATACAATGAGACCTTTTCGAGGGAAAATAATTGGTGAcctatatttaaatgaaaacaaaattaaaagtaatatCTCAGCAAATGGTATAATAAATGGCGAATGGAAATACTGCTTTCCTCATATTAAAATGCTTGATAAGTTAGCTAACATTACTCTAAGTAAAAATTTAGTGGATGCAGATTTAGACGGTAATATTATTGAAAGCTTGGTAATAGTAGACAAACACACGTACAGACCTCCATTACCTAAATGTTTTAATGAGTTATGA
- the PmUG01_12056800 gene encoding conserved Plasmodium protein, unknown function encodes MNSPLVNTNFEDSGFHVPLFKRNKEKAKTFTNKNMSRNILTWNKLICSPNNDIKKYKKFDSDSTSKNNSHKELVRNAYFPRRSGAASVLYKNYIYIFGGYGSKGKRLNDFYKYNILENKWTEIYDKKCPSRRENNPAFLYKDKMYILGGYQGKGIWLNDFYFFDMNTEKWEMVKIKEQSNMYAPPSLFGFSLAVHEYTGILYLFGGYDGITLHNKMYAFHLYKEKWIHIKQSGDIPSPRACTIGHIYDGYFYTFGGYKEEIEEDDDDLNYFYQYHLETGIWTKMKYNINETTIRNHFLNNKKDINGIDCCCYYSKRRIPMARYFMGSFIYNECIYIIGGYNIHSSERLNDFYKFDIKQRIWEKILTRNNFSKRSSMNIQFYKNVIYCIAGFDGKNSLNDVYALRLENVYVESSSLTQTFACMVNNYKYSDIILMVQKRYIYACRSILSARCSSFKSLFDLHFSKDRTTGGSPPYNHHLIIPINDVQYDIFLIIINYLYTDELSLNYSLKTYEKILVTCTKFHIFRLMQLCERIISNHTNEQNVLNILLLSYRNNCKQLCKFCIDFITDNKLMDHEKINRLITEPHLLGEIYKKSLFI; translated from the coding sequence atgaattctCCTTTGGTTAATACCAATTTTGAAGACAGCGGGTTTCATGTGCCCTTATTTAAAcgtaataaagaaaaagcaaaaacgtttacaaataaaaatatgagtaGAAATATCCTAACATGGAATAAATTGATATGTTCGccaaataatgatataaaaaaatataaaaagtttgATTCAGATAGTACTTCTAAGAATAACTCACATAAAGAACTCGTTAGAAATGCATACTTTCCCAGACGTAGTGGAGCTGCATCagtgttatataaaaattatatatacatttttggGGGGTATGGATCTAAGGGGAAAAGATTAAATGACTTTTACaaatacaatattttagaaaataaatggacagaaatatatgataaaaaatgtcCATCTAGAAGGGAAAATAACCctgcttttttatataaagacaaaatgtatatattaggAGGATATCAAGGGAAAGGAATATGGTTGAAtgatttctatttttttgatatgaACACAGAAAAATGGGAAATGGTAAAGATAAAAGAACAAAGCAACATGTATGCTCCACCATCGTTATTTGGTTTTTCTTTAGCTGTTCATGAATATACAGGAATATTATATCTATTTGGGGGATATGATGGTATAAccttacataataaaatgtatgcatttcatttatataaggAGAAATGGATTCATATTAAACAAAGTGGTGATATACCTAGTCCTAGAGCTTGTACTATTGGTCATATATATGATGGTTATTTCTACACATTTGGAGGATATAAGGAAGAAATAGAAGAAGATGATGATgatttgaattatttttatcagtATCATTTAGAAACGGGTATATGGactaaaatgaaatataatataaatgaaacgACAATAAGAAAccattttttgaataataaaaaggacATAAATGGAATAGACTGTTGCTGCTATTATAGTAAGAGAAGGATACCCATGGCAAGATACTTTATGggttcttttatatataatgaatgcatatatataattggaggttataatatacattcatCTGAACGTCTAAAcgatttttacaaatttgatataaaacaaaggatatgggaaaaaatacttacaaggaataatttttcaaaaagaaGTAGTATGAACATTcagttttataaaaatgttatctACTGTATTGCTGGATTTGATGGTAAGAACTCTTTAAATGATGTATATGCACTAAGATTagaaaatgtatatgttGAATCTTCTTCATTAACTCAAACATTTGCATGTATGGttaacaattataaatacTCGGATATTATTCTGATGGTACAAAAAAGGTATATTTATGCTTGTAGATCCATTTTATCAGCTAGATGTTCAAGTTTTAAATCCTTATTcgatttacatttttcaaaaGATCGAACAACTGGAGGAAGTCCACCATACAATCATCATCTCATTATTCCAATAAACGATGTACAGTAtgacatatttttaattattataaattaccTTTATACAGATGAATTATCTTTGAATTATTCTCTTAAAAcgtatgaaaaaatattagtgaCTTGTACAAAATTCCATATATTCCGCTTAATGCAATTATGTGAACGAATTATTAGTAATCatacaaatgaacaaaatgtgCTAAATATTCTTCTGTTGAGTTATAGAAATAATTGCAAacaattatgtaaattttgcATAGATTTTATAACTGATAATAAGTTGATGGAccatgaaaaaattaatagacTGATAACTGAGCCACATTTATTGGgggaaatttataaaaaatcgTTATTCATTTAG
- the FCP gene encoding FYVE and coiled-coil domain-containing protein, putative, giving the protein MGPYTENELYLNNSASHIRDAENNENDKKHFWVPDEEVTNCYSCNAFFNVRVRKHHCRACGNVFCSNCSDNRIKISEYSYAEKVRVCDRCFLERSSPQTLLLQEDLGARKQINQDLKKALSEKMAIVERFKTFLIEFDSEILNNSEHSDGSNDVLSLLKRGEKGLKDLNDKIKNYDSIIEKQKKELELLQREKEHKTELNKILNIRNYEIQQKNMNIKSLVKEKNELTLVKEESEGIIHSYKKQVEKLIIRCNQLELEKKMKNNNELQSNYSFTNSSATSYLRNSFNYPPNEMSVSYTVAQGPTNEPEDENCCTYCQRRSCAIM; this is encoded by the coding sequence atgggcCCTTATACAGAAAACGAATTGTACCTGAACAATTCAGCATCTCATATTAGGGATGcagaaaataatgaaaatgacaAGAAACATTTTTGGGTACCTGATGAGGAAGTAACGAATTGCTATAGCTGTAAtgctttttttaatgtaagaGTAAGGAAACATCATTGTAGAGCATGTGGAAATGTATTTTGTTCCAATTGTTCAGACAATAGAATAAAGATAAGTGAATACAGTTATGCAGAAAAAGTTAGAGTATGTGATAGATGTTTTTTGGAAAGATCCTCTCCTCAAACATTATTGCTACAAGAAGATTTGGGAGcaagaaaacaaataaatcaagatttaaaaaaagcttTAAGTGAAAAAATGGCCATAGTAGAAAGATTTAAAACTTTCTTAATAGAATTTGATagtgaaatattaaataatagtGAACATAGCGATGGATCAAATGATGTTCTTTCCTTATTAAAAAGAGGAGAAAAAGGATTAAAAGATTTAaatgacaaaataaaaaattatgattctattattgaaaaacagaaaaaagaGCTGGAACTATTACAAAGGGAGAAAGAACATAAAACAgaactaaataaaatattaaatataagaaattatgaaattcaacaaaaaaatatgaatataaaaagtcttgttaaggaaaaaaatgaactaaCCTTAGTAAAAGAAGAGTCAGAAGGCATTAttcattcatataaaaaacaagtagaaaaattaattataaggTGTAATCAACTAGAACtggaaaagaaaatgaaaaacaacaACGAATTACAAAGCAACTATTCTTTTACAAATAGTAGCGCAACTTCTTATTTAcgaaattcttttaattatccTCCAAATGAAATGAGTGTATCATATACAGTTGCCCAAGGTCCAACGAATGAACCAGAGGACGAAAATTGTTGTACATATTGTCAGAGAAGGTCATGTGCTATTATGTGA
- the PmUG01_12057000 gene encoding conserved Plasmodium protein, unknown function, translated as MFRTQGIKRWTMKRFLCFSIGTASTIYSILLILMSILILTHMSHYNETLFIVISILNCICAILIFISIAHKNAFTAYIAYNIVVINYIVEAIECLICVYNICTSHSVQWYYDNFDWHRKIIYNYNMYYGILEMIVHVFMFTIAYFVIQLVWSFYRILQVGGNIFSFQRAEDIEKILHGTNYYSYGTMTNIQSY; from the coding sequence ATGTTTAGGACTCAGGGGATAAAAAGATGGACTATGAAGAggtttttatgtttttccaTCGGGACGGCATCAACAATATATTCTATACTTCTCATCCTAATGTCTATTCTTATACTAACTCATATGTCACATTACAATGAAACATTATTTATAGTAATATCAATACTTAATTGTATTTGTGccatattaatatttatatcgATAGCGCACAAAAATGCCTTTACAGCCTATATAGCATACAATATAGTAGTAATAAACTATATAGTGGAAGCCATTGAATGTTTAATATgtgtttataatatatgcacatcTCATAGTGTTCAGTGgtattatgataattttgaTTGGCataggaaaataatatataattataatatgtacTATGGAATTTTGGAAATGATAGTTcatgtatttatgtttacaattgcttattttgttattcaaTTGGTATGGAGCTTTTATAGAATTTTACAAGTCGgtggaaatattttttcttttcaaagAGCAGAAGacattgaaaaaattttacacgGGACTAACTATTACTCTTACGGAACTATGACCAACATTCAGTCTTACTAG
- the PmUG01_12057100 gene encoding bax inhibitor 1, putative, translated as MDFLNQIKKRQKEIKLSNILNFSPITNEEKNHLIKIYGLLAIGTIITALSCYVDLHFVKVPRFIASIISLCCSFALAASCNYSHYSNNLLATSKKRLLYFAGISSSIGILMSDYIAYVNYLNPSILPLAFFGSLSIFTCFSLSAIFSKNRISIFLGAVLSAVCSYVTLLSFMNFFIRSKYIDATLLYVGFFMYMGFVLFDTQITLLDFRRGNKDYIMHSLCLYLDLVGLFTHLLRILGQKEEKKKK; from the exons atggacTTCCTaaaccaaataaaaaaacgacaaaaggaaataaaattatcgaatattttaaactttTCACCAATAACAAATGAAGAGAAGaatcatttaataaaaatatacggTCTTTTGGCTATTGGAACGATAATAACTGCTTTGAGCTGTTATGTTGACTTGCATTTTGTGAAAGTCCCAAGATTTATAGCATCCATTATTAGTTTATGTTGTTCTTTTGCCTTGGCGGCATCATGTAATTATTCTCATTACAGTAATAACTTACTTGCAACATCAAAGAAGAgattgctttattttgctgGTATATCATCATCTATTGGAATTTTGATGAGTGATTATATTGCATATGTTAATTATTTGAACCCGTCTATTCTTCCGCTAGCATTTTTTGGCAGTTTATCCATATTTACCTGCTTTTCCTTGTCTGccatattttcaaaaaacaG AATTTCGATCTTTCTTGGAGCAGTATTATCTGCAGTATGTTCCTATGTAACCCTACTTtcttttatgaattttttcaTAAGGTCAAAATACATTGACGCCACCTTATTGTATGTAGGATTCTTTATGTATATGGG ATTTGTGTTGTTTGATACCCAAATTACTTTGCTTGATTTTCGTAGAGGAAACAAAGattatata ATGCATTCTTTATGTCTATATTTAGATTTAGTTGGGTTATTTACGCATTTGTTGAGAATATTAGGtcaaaaagaagagaaaaaaaagaaataa
- the PmUG01_12057200 gene encoding pyridoxal 5'-phosphate synthase, putative: protein MKDLFFLKTSACFRARNSLYFLSFLNFLKLRLSNLTYIHNIGLPQRKRSSCRSSLNQGEMEYLSQTIAQTIDNELMNDEVGYTTEQLMELAGHSISQIIFKEYNPRKFNKILICCGPGNNGGDGLVAARHLKEFGYNVTVIYPKENKKTLFKRLLKLMEHYEIGVLKLTTAEEMLGYDLIVDAIFGFSFKGEPRTPFDALIEMINNCKKPVVSIDVPSGTNIDSGDTTSSLFVHSEMNISLMLPKEGLKNYQKKHYLGGRFIPTSIIKKYNLKVPPFPGDSSYVQL, encoded by the exons ATGAaggatttattttttttaaaaacatctGCATGCTTTAGAGCGCGAAATAGCTTATACTTTTTAAGTTTTCttaattttctaaaattacGATTAAGTAATTTAAcctatatacataatattggATTGCCTCAAAGAAAGAGAAGCAGTTGTAGAAGCTCCTTGAATCAGGGAGAAATGGAA TATCTCTCTCAAACTATAGCACAAACAATAGATAATGAATTAATGAATGATGAAGTCGGGTACACAACAGAGCAGCTGATGGAATTAGCGGGACATTCTATTtctcaaataatttttaaggaATATAATCCTAGGaagtttaataaaattctCATTTGTTGTGGTCCCGGCAATAATGGAGGAGACGGACTTGTAGCAGCTCGTCATTTAAAAGAATTCGGTTATAACGTTACGGTCATATACCCTAaggaaaataagaaaacCCTCTTCAAA aGGTTATTAAAGCTGATGGAGCATTACGAAATTggtgttttaaaattaacaacAGCAGAAG AAATGTTGGGGTATGATTTAATAGTAGATGCTATTTTTGGTTTTAGCTTTAAAGGAGAACCCAGGACTCCGTTCGATGCATTAATTGAG ATGATTAACAATTGCAAAAAGCCGGTTGTCTCAATTGACGTTCCCTCGGGTACTAACATAGATTCAG gTGATACAACTAGCAGCCTTTTTGTGCATTCTGAAATGAACATATCTTTAATGCTACCAAAAGAaggtttaaaaaattatcagaAAAAACATTACTTGGGAGGGCGATTCATACCAac ttctataattaaaaagtataactTAAAGGTCCCTCCGTTCCCAG GAGATAGCTCATATGTCCAGTTATAG